Proteins from a single region of Shinella zoogloeoides:
- a CDS encoding MarR family winged helix-turn-helix transcriptional regulator: MNTTDPRERLLDDLSRVQRKMRALFDARVKERGLTLPRARALLILGRGAQLNQRELAHELDIETPTLVRLLDGMEKQGFIERQAVEGDRRAKQIVMTDYGANVAREVLDLARSLRADVLKSIPTGDMSTTVKVFAVMAENIAQSCRESVEA, encoded by the coding sequence CTCTCCCGCGTCCAGCGCAAGATGCGCGCCCTGTTCGATGCCCGCGTGAAGGAGAGGGGGCTGACGCTGCCTCGCGCCCGCGCCCTGCTGATCCTCGGCCGCGGCGCGCAGCTCAACCAGCGTGAGCTTGCCCACGAACTCGATATCGAGACGCCGACGCTCGTGCGTCTGCTGGACGGCATGGAAAAGCAGGGCTTCATCGAGCGTCAGGCCGTGGAGGGCGACCGCCGCGCCAAGCAGATCGTCATGACCGACTACGGCGCAAATGTTGCCAGAGAGGTGCTCGATCTCGCTCGCTCACTGCGCGCCGACGTCCTGAAGAGCATCCCGACGGGCGACATGTCCACCACCGTCAAGGTCTTCGCCGTCATGGCGGAGAATATCGCCCAGAGCTGTCGGGAAAGCGTCGAGGCATGA
- a CDS encoding MFS transporter: MSAVPASEERGQEDAAEPVAEQPAAPPPAPPVITPRRAAACIAASTLLAMTQGFGMNLVAANIPQLQGPFGATSAEAVWLMAAYMAPNASLSLALIKIRNQYGLRHFAELGIAVFLVVSVLHIFITDLHSAIVLRFFAGIAAAPLSSLGFLYMLEAFTPARKLTVGISLALTNIGLAAPLTRLISPALIELGGVRALLHLEVALAMLSFAAIYLLPLTPVPRAKVIEKLDILSYVFIAIGFGSGAVILVTGRTYWWMEAQWIGELLVVMIGALTIAALLELNREKPLIDLRWLFSREMLHFAAVLILFRLMLAEQTAVASNFFQIMGLQSDQLTHLYGVVALATLAGGLLCAVIMKPGREPGIHMIALLLIGVGAFMDSHATNLTRPEQMYLSQAMIAAGGSLFLPPAIAAGFTMALRKGPQYILSFIVVFLVTQSLGGLAGSALFGSFITLREKFHSNVLAQAMTLADPLVAARVSQLSAAYGRTITDAAVLKAEGVALLSQQVTREANVLAHNDAFFVIALLAVAAAAALAIHWIYIRIKEATAPVEGQAAIEG, encoded by the coding sequence ATGAGCGCCGTTCCCGCCAGCGAAGAGCGCGGGCAGGAGGATGCAGCGGAGCCGGTGGCAGAGCAGCCGGCCGCCCCGCCGCCGGCTCCCCCCGTCATAACGCCAAGACGCGCCGCCGCCTGTATTGCGGCCTCGACCCTGCTCGCCATGACGCAGGGTTTCGGCATGAACCTCGTCGCGGCCAATATCCCGCAGCTTCAAGGCCCTTTCGGCGCGACGAGCGCGGAGGCCGTCTGGCTGATGGCGGCCTATATGGCGCCGAACGCCTCGCTGTCGCTCGCCCTCATCAAGATCCGCAACCAGTATGGCCTGCGCCATTTCGCCGAGCTCGGCATTGCCGTCTTCCTCGTCGTTTCGGTGCTGCATATCTTCATCACCGACCTGCATTCCGCCATCGTGCTGCGCTTCTTTGCCGGCATCGCCGCCGCGCCGCTCTCCTCGCTCGGCTTCCTCTACATGCTGGAGGCCTTCACCCCGGCGCGCAAGCTGACGGTCGGTATCTCGCTGGCCTTGACCAATATCGGCCTCGCCGCGCCGCTGACGCGCCTCATCTCCCCCGCGCTCATCGAGCTTGGCGGCGTGCGGGCCTTGCTTCATCTCGAAGTCGCGCTCGCCATGCTCTCCTTCGCGGCGATCTATCTTCTGCCGCTGACGCCGGTGCCGCGCGCCAAGGTCATCGAGAAGCTCGACATTCTCAGCTATGTCTTCATCGCCATCGGTTTCGGCTCGGGCGCAGTCATCCTCGTCACCGGCCGTACCTATTGGTGGATGGAGGCCCAGTGGATCGGCGAGCTGCTGGTCGTCATGATCGGCGCGCTGACGATCGCCGCCTTGCTGGAACTCAACCGCGAAAAGCCGCTGATCGACCTGCGCTGGCTGTTCAGCCGAGAGATGCTGCATTTCGCCGCCGTTCTCATTCTCTTCCGGTTGATGCTCGCCGAGCAGACGGCCGTTGCCAGCAATTTCTTCCAGATCATGGGCCTGCAGAGCGACCAGCTCACGCATCTCTACGGCGTCGTCGCGCTCGCCACGCTTGCCGGCGGCCTCCTCTGCGCCGTCATCATGAAGCCGGGGCGCGAGCCGGGCATCCACATGATCGCGCTGCTGCTGATCGGTGTCGGTGCGTTCATGGACAGCCATGCGACGAACCTGACGCGGCCCGAGCAGATGTATCTCAGCCAGGCGATGATCGCCGCCGGGGGCAGCCTGTTCCTGCCGCCCGCCATCGCCGCCGGCTTCACCATGGCGCTGAGGAAGGGGCCGCAATATATCCTCAGCTTCATCGTCGTCTTCCTGGTGACGCAGAGCCTCGGCGGGCTCGCCGGCTCGGCGCTGTTCGGCTCCTTCATCACGCTGCGCGAAAAATTCCATTCGAATGTTCTGGCGCAGGCGATGACGCTGGCCGACCCGCTGGTCGCCGCCCGTGTCTCGCAGCTTTCCGCCGCCTATGGGCGCACGATCACCGACGCCGCCGTGCTGAAGGCCGAGGGCGTCGCGCTGCTCAGCCAGCAGGTGACGCGCGAGGCCAACGTGCTGGCCCACAACGACGCATTCTTCGTCATCGCGCTTCTGGCGGTCGCCGCTGCCGCCGCGCTCGCCATCCACTGGATTTACATTCGCATCAAGGAGGCCACCGCACCCGTCGAGGGGCAGGCGGCCATCGAAGGTTGA
- a CDS encoding HlyD family secretion protein, with the protein MKQYIRNTATTLAVVLGIAGIGAVLYAWQLPPFSSEVQTTDNAYVRGYVTLISPQLAGYITDVPVKDYETVKAGQVLARLDDRIYRQKVEQAKATLASQTAALSNSEQQENAAKARIGASEAALASAKAARRRAEENWNRIEELSGKGIATQSDREQSRTALDQAEASVSQAEANLEVTKQDLQTIIVGRDSLRAAVAGAQASVELAKIDLSNTVVTAPRDGVVGEVGGKLGQYVAAGTQLMAVVPHDTWIIANFKETQLAYIKPGQKVEVSVDALKHAKLVGRVERFSPAAGSEFSVIRPDNATGNFTKVAQRIPVRIAIDEGQDLAKYLAPGLSVVVTTVVGD; encoded by the coding sequence ATGAAGCAATATATCCGCAACACCGCCACGACCCTCGCCGTGGTCCTCGGCATCGCCGGCATCGGCGCCGTGCTCTACGCCTGGCAGCTTCCGCCCTTTTCCAGCGAAGTCCAGACCACGGACAACGCCTATGTGCGCGGCTACGTGACGCTGATCAGCCCGCAGCTCGCCGGCTACATCACGGATGTGCCGGTGAAGGATTACGAGACCGTCAAGGCCGGGCAGGTGCTCGCCCGCCTCGATGACCGCATCTATCGCCAGAAGGTCGAGCAGGCCAAGGCCACGCTCGCCAGCCAGACGGCGGCGCTCTCCAATTCCGAGCAGCAGGAAAACGCCGCCAAGGCCCGTATCGGCGCCAGCGAGGCTGCGCTTGCGAGCGCCAAGGCCGCCCGCCGGCGGGCCGAGGAGAACTGGAACCGCATCGAGGAGCTTTCCGGCAAGGGCATCGCCACCCAGAGCGACCGCGAACAGAGCCGCACCGCGCTCGACCAGGCGGAAGCGTCGGTCTCGCAGGCCGAGGCGAACCTTGAAGTGACGAAGCAGGACCTGCAGACGATCATCGTCGGTCGCGATTCCCTCCGCGCCGCCGTGGCGGGCGCGCAGGCCTCGGTGGAACTGGCGAAGATCGACCTCTCCAACACGGTCGTCACCGCCCCCCGCGACGGCGTCGTGGGCGAGGTGGGGGGCAAGCTCGGCCAATATGTCGCCGCCGGCACGCAGCTCATGGCCGTGGTGCCGCACGACACCTGGATCATCGCCAACTTCAAGGAAACGCAGCTTGCCTATATCAAGCCCGGCCAGAAGGTCGAGGTCAGCGTCGACGCGCTGAAGCACGCAAAGCTCGTCGGCCGTGTGGAACGCTTCTCGCCGGCCGCCGGCTCGGAATTCAGCGTTATCAGGCCGGATAACGCGACCGGCAACTTCACCAAGGTCGCCCAGCGCATTCCGGTGCGCATCGCCATCGACGAAGGGCAGGACCTTGCGAAGTATCTCGCGCCGGGATTGTCGGTGGTGGTGACGACGGTGGTGGGGGATTAG
- a CDS encoding SDR family NAD(P)-dependent oxidoreductase has translation MSIDLKDRIALVTGASRGIGYFTALELAKAGAHVIACARTVGGLEELDDAIKAVGGSATLVPFDLADMAAIDKLGGSIFERWGKLDILVANAGVLGTISPIGHVEAKVFEKVMTINVTATWRLIRSVEPLLTRSDAGRAVILSSSAAHKCKPFWGPYSASKAAVEALARTWASETQHTALRITSFDPGATRTAMRAQAIPGEDPSTVQHPSEVAKAILPLVSRDYAETGKLYDMRQGRLLDYRLPE, from the coding sequence ATGAGCATCGACCTGAAAGACCGCATCGCGCTGGTCACCGGCGCGTCGCGCGGTATCGGCTATTTCACCGCCCTCGAACTGGCGAAGGCCGGCGCGCATGTCATCGCCTGCGCGCGAACCGTCGGCGGGCTGGAAGAGCTGGACGATGCGATCAAGGCCGTCGGCGGCAGCGCGACGCTGGTGCCCTTCGACCTTGCCGACATGGCGGCCATCGACAAGCTCGGCGGCTCGATCTTCGAGCGCTGGGGCAAGCTCGACATCCTCGTCGCCAATGCCGGCGTGCTGGGCACGATCTCGCCCATCGGCCATGTCGAGGCGAAGGTCTTCGAGAAAGTCATGACGATCAACGTCACGGCGACCTGGCGGCTCATCCGCTCGGTCGAGCCGCTGCTGACACGCTCCGACGCCGGCCGCGCCGTCATCCTCTCCTCCAGCGCCGCGCACAAGTGCAAGCCCTTCTGGGGGCCCTATTCCGCCTCCAAGGCGGCCGTCGAGGCGCTGGCCCGCACCTGGGCCAGCGAGACGCAGCACACCGCGCTGCGCATCACCTCCTTCGATCCGGGCGCGACCCGCACCGCCATGCGCGCGCAGGCCATTCCCGGCGAAGACCCTTCGACGGTGCAGCATCCTTCCGAAGTGGCGAAGGCCATCCTGCCGCTGGTTTCGCGCGACTATGCTGAGACGGGCAAACTCTACGACATGCGCCAGGGGCGTTTGCTGGATTATCGCCTGCCGGAGTGA
- the purF gene encoding amidophosphoribosyltransferase — MSDFEFPGRHDDDLDGDTLHEECGVFGILGHPEAATLTALGLHALQHRGQEAAGIVSFDGKQFNTEKHMGLVGDHYTNPVTLAKLPGNMAIGHTRYSTTGEVALRNVQPLFAELEVGGIAVAHNGNFTNGLTLRRQLIAGGAICQSTSDTEVVLHLIARSRYTNTTDRFIDAIRQMEGGYSMLGITRTKLIAARDPTGIRPLVMGELDGKPIFASETCALDIIGAKFVRDVENGEIIICEIQPDGSITIEARKSGNAQPERLCLFEYVYFARPDSVVGGRSVYVARKNMGINLAKEHPVEGDVVVPVPDGGTPAALGYAQESGIPFEYGIIRNHYVGRTFIEPTQQIRAFGVKLKHSANRAMIAGKRVILVDDSIVRGTTSLKIVQMIRDAGAKEVHIRVASPMIFYPDFYGIDTPDRDKLLANQYNDVKAMAKYIGADSLEFISIDGLYRAVGGEDRNPARPQFTDHYFTGDYPTRLLDKEGETMGRKVSVLASNG; from the coding sequence ATGAGCGATTTTGAGTTCCCCGGCCGCCACGACGACGATCTCGACGGCGATACGCTTCACGAAGAGTGCGGCGTCTTCGGCATCCTCGGCCATCCGGAAGCCGCCACGCTGACAGCACTCGGCCTGCACGCGCTCCAGCATCGCGGCCAGGAAGCGGCGGGCATCGTCTCCTTCGACGGCAAGCAGTTCAACACCGAAAAGCACATGGGCCTCGTCGGCGACCATTATACGAACCCGGTGACGCTGGCGAAGCTGCCGGGTAACATGGCGATCGGCCACACGCGCTATTCCACCACCGGGGAAGTGGCGCTGCGCAACGTTCAGCCGCTCTTTGCCGAACTGGAAGTCGGCGGCATCGCCGTTGCCCATAACGGCAACTTCACCAACGGCCTGACGCTGCGCCGCCAGCTCATCGCCGGCGGCGCGATCTGTCAGTCGACCTCCGACACGGAAGTCGTGCTGCACCTCATCGCCCGCTCGCGCTACACCAACACCACCGACCGCTTCATCGACGCCATCCGCCAGATGGAAGGCGGCTATTCGATGCTCGGCATCACCCGCACCAAGCTGATCGCCGCACGCGACCCCACGGGCATCCGCCCGCTGGTCATGGGCGAACTCGACGGCAAGCCGATCTTCGCCTCCGAGACCTGCGCACTCGACATCATCGGCGCGAAGTTCGTGCGCGACGTGGAGAACGGCGAGATCATCATCTGCGAGATCCAGCCGGACGGCTCCATCACCATCGAGGCGCGCAAATCCGGCAATGCGCAGCCGGAACGCCTCTGCCTCTTCGAATATGTCTATTTCGCCCGCCCCGATTCGGTCGTCGGCGGCCGCAGTGTCTATGTGGCGCGCAAGAACATGGGCATCAACCTTGCCAAGGAACATCCGGTCGAGGGCGACGTCGTCGTGCCCGTGCCGGACGGCGGCACGCCCGCGGCGCTCGGCTATGCGCAGGAAAGCGGCATTCCGTTCGAATACGGCATCATCCGCAACCACTATGTCGGCCGCACCTTCATCGAGCCGACGCAGCAGATCCGCGCCTTCGGCGTGAAGCTGAAGCATTCGGCAAACCGCGCGATGATCGCCGGCAAGCGCGTGATCCTCGTCGACGATTCCATCGTGCGCGGCACGACGTCGCTGAAGATCGTGCAGATGATCCGCGATGCCGGCGCCAAGGAAGTGCATATCCGCGTCGCAAGCCCGATGATCTTCTACCCGGATTTCTACGGCATCGACACGCCGGACCGCGACAAGCTGCTGGCCAACCAGTACAACGACGTCAAGGCGATGGCGAAGTATATCGGCGCGGATTCGCTGGAGTTCATCTCCATCGACGGCCTCTACCGCGCCGTCGGCGGCGAGGACCGCAACCCGGCCCGCCCGCAATTCACCGACCATTACTTCACCGGCGACTATCCGACGCGCCTCCTTGACAAGGAAGGCGAGACGATGGGACGGAAGGTCTCGGTTCTGGCAAGCAACGGATAA
- a CDS encoding CvpA family protein: protein MPITILDGIVIGVALFSAVLAMVRGFSREVLSVASWVGAAAAAYFLYPVLLPYAKDYTTSDTVAMVGSAAAVFLVALIVISFITMRIADFIIDSRVGALDRTLGFLFGAARGILLVVVAMLFFNWLVAPQQQPAWVTTAKSKPLLDNLGSRLVALLPEDADATILDRLRGKAGATEGGAAEDPDGASGGTNQAPAEETPATNG, encoded by the coding sequence ATGCCCATCACAATTCTCGACGGTATCGTCATCGGCGTCGCGCTGTTTTCAGCGGTGCTGGCGATGGTGCGCGGCTTCTCGCGCGAAGTGCTTTCCGTCGCAAGCTGGGTGGGCGCTGCCGCGGCCGCCTACTTCCTCTATCCGGTGCTGCTGCCCTATGCGAAGGACTACACGACGAGCGACACGGTTGCGATGGTCGGCTCCGCCGCCGCCGTCTTCCTCGTCGCGCTGATCGTGATCTCCTTCATCACCATGCGCATCGCCGATTTCATCATCGACAGCCGCGTCGGCGCGCTGGACCGCACGCTGGGCTTCCTGTTCGGCGCGGCCCGCGGCATCCTGCTCGTCGTCGTCGCCATGCTGTTCTTCAACTGGCTGGTCGCCCCGCAGCAGCAGCCGGCCTGGGTCACCACGGCCAAGTCCAAGCCGCTCCTCGACAATCTCGGCTCGCGCCTCGTGGCGCTGCTGCCGGAAGACGCCGACGCGACGATCCTCGACCGCCTGCGCGGCAAGGCCGGCGCGACGGAAGGCGGCGCGGCGGAGGACCCGGACGGCGCAAGCGGCGGCACGAACCAGGCTCCGGCCGAAGAAACGCCCGCCACCAACGGATAA
- the radA gene encoding DNA repair protein RadA, whose protein sequence is MAKARTQFVCQNCGTAHSRWVGKCEGCGEWNTVVEEDPMGGIGSGPGKVPKTGRPVALTALSGEIEEAPRIHTGIGELDRATGGGFVRGSAVLIGGDPGIGKSTLLMQAAAALSRRGHRIIYVSGEEAVAQVRLRAQRLQAAETDVLLAAETNVEDILATVGEGKRPDLVIIDSIQTLWSDTAEAAPGTVTQVRTGVQAMIRFAKQTGAAMVLVGHVTKEGQIAGPRVVEHMVDAVLYFEGDRGHHYRILRTVKNRFGPTDEIGVFEMSDKGLREVSNPSELFLGERNAKSPGAAVFAGMEGTRPVLVEVQALVAPTSLGTPRRAVVGWDSARLSMILAVLEAHCGVRLGQHDVYLNVAGGYRISEPAADLAVASALVSSLAGLALPADCVYFGEVSLSGAIRPVAHTAQRLKEAEKLGFSQAVLPAGSADLPKGAGGRWSEIDSLPDLVARIAGSKSALKREDEDV, encoded by the coding sequence ATGGCGAAAGCCCGCACCCAATTCGTCTGCCAGAACTGCGGCACTGCCCATTCCCGCTGGGTCGGGAAATGCGAGGGCTGCGGCGAGTGGAACACCGTCGTCGAGGAAGACCCGATGGGCGGCATCGGCTCCGGCCCCGGCAAGGTGCCGAAGACGGGCCGGCCGGTGGCGCTGACGGCGCTGTCCGGTGAGATCGAGGAAGCCCCGCGCATCCATACCGGCATCGGCGAACTCGACCGGGCGACCGGCGGCGGCTTCGTGCGCGGCTCGGCCGTGCTGATCGGCGGCGATCCCGGCATCGGCAAGTCGACGCTCCTGATGCAGGCCGCCGCCGCCCTCTCCCGCCGCGGGCATCGCATCATCTATGTCTCGGGCGAAGAGGCGGTGGCGCAGGTGCGGTTGCGCGCGCAACGCCTGCAGGCCGCCGAGACGGACGTGCTGCTTGCCGCCGAGACCAATGTGGAGGACATCCTCGCAACCGTCGGCGAAGGCAAGCGGCCGGATCTAGTGATCATCGATTCGATCCAGACATTGTGGAGCGACACGGCCGAGGCCGCGCCGGGCACGGTGACGCAGGTGCGCACCGGCGTGCAGGCGATGATCCGCTTCGCCAAGCAGACGGGCGCGGCGATGGTTCTGGTCGGCCATGTCACCAAGGAAGGCCAGATCGCCGGCCCGCGCGTCGTCGAGCACATGGTCGACGCCGTGCTCTATTTCGAGGGCGACCGCGGGCATCACTACCGAATCCTGCGCACGGTGAAGAACCGCTTCGGCCCCACCGACGAGATCGGCGTCTTCGAAATGTCCGACAAGGGGCTGCGCGAGGTATCCAACCCTTCCGAACTCTTCCTTGGCGAACGCAATGCGAAATCGCCGGGCGCGGCGGTCTTCGCCGGCATGGAGGGCACCCGGCCGGTGCTGGTGGAAGTGCAGGCGCTCGTCGCCCCCACCTCGCTCGGCACGCCGCGCCGGGCGGTCGTCGGCTGGGATTCGGCGCGGCTGTCGATGATTCTTGCCGTGCTGGAGGCCCATTGCGGCGTCAGGCTCGGGCAACACGACGTTTACCTCAATGTTGCCGGCGGTTACCGCATTTCGGAACCGGCGGCGGACCTTGCGGTGGCCTCCGCGCTCGTTTCCTCGCTTGCCGGACTTGCCCTTCCCGCCGATTGCGTCTATTTCGGCGAAGTCAGCCTGTCGGGTGCCATTCGCCCGGTTGCGCACACCGCCCAGCGCCTTAAAGAGGCCGAAAAGCTGGGTTTTTCGCAGGCCGTGTTGCCCGCCGGTTCCGCCGATCTGCCCAAGGGCGCTGGCGGCCGCTGGAGCGAGATCGACAGCCTGCCGGATCTGGTGGCGCGCATTGCCGGATCGAAAAGCGCCCTGAAGCGGGAAGACGAGGACGTCTGA
- the alr gene encoding alanine racemase: MSHHHPHARPTLPVAGEDHARLTIDLSALADNWRTMARRSGAARTAAVLKADAYGIGLEPAAKTFHHAGARDFFVATPAEGAALRALLPDVRIYVLSGMWAGSERLFFEFDLVPVIVSEEQLVVFMAAIAEGGDLPCVLHVDTGMSRLGLRVEDALALAEDAARPASFAPIMLLSHLACADDPAHPLNRQQLQRFRSVVKAFDDIDATLANSAGIFLGEDYHFTLTRPGIALYGGAAVNGVPNPMKPVVTAEARILQVREAKAGESVSYGASAVLARDTRIAVAAIGYADGYMRSLSGSGVPLRTAGISGASGVLHGHAVPLIGRVTMDLSHFDVTDLPPGSVRAGDFIELFGRAMPIEDVARAGGTIDYELLTSLGRRYERRYETAKK; the protein is encoded by the coding sequence ATGAGCCATCATCATCCGCACGCACGCCCCACCCTGCCCGTCGCCGGAGAGGATCACGCCCGCCTGACGATCGACCTTTCCGCGCTCGCCGACAACTGGCGGACCATGGCCCGCCGCTCCGGCGCGGCGCGCACGGCGGCGGTGCTGAAGGCCGATGCCTATGGCATCGGACTGGAGCCGGCGGCGAAGACCTTCCACCATGCCGGCGCGCGGGACTTCTTCGTGGCCACACCCGCCGAGGGCGCGGCGCTGCGCGCGCTCCTGCCGGATGTGCGCATCTATGTGCTGTCCGGCATGTGGGCCGGCTCCGAGCGACTGTTCTTCGAATTCGATCTCGTTCCGGTCATCGTCTCGGAAGAACAGCTCGTCGTCTTCATGGCGGCGATTGCCGAGGGCGGGGACCTGCCCTGCGTGCTGCATGTCGATACGGGCATGAGCCGCCTCGGCCTGCGGGTGGAGGATGCGCTGGCGCTCGCCGAGGACGCGGCCCGGCCGGCGAGCTTCGCGCCGATCATGCTGCTGAGCCATCTCGCCTGCGCCGACGACCCGGCCCATCCCCTCAACCGCCAGCAGCTCCAGCGCTTCCGCAGCGTCGTGAAAGCCTTCGACGACATCGACGCGACGCTTGCCAACTCCGCCGGCATCTTCCTCGGCGAAGACTACCACTTCACCCTTACCCGGCCCGGCATCGCGCTCTATGGCGGCGCGGCGGTCAACGGCGTCCCGAACCCGATGAAGCCGGTCGTCACCGCCGAGGCCCGCATCCTTCAGGTGCGCGAGGCCAAGGCCGGCGAGAGCGTCAGCTACGGCGCATCCGCGGTGCTTGCCCGCGACACGCGCATCGCCGTCGCGGCCATCGGCTATGCGGACGGCTATATGCGCAGCCTTTCCGGTTCCGGCGTGCCGCTGCGCACGGCTGGTATTTCCGGGGCGAGCGGCGTGCTGCATGGCCATGCCGTGCCGCTGATCGGCCGCGTGACGATGGACCTTTCCCATTTCGACGTGACGGACCTGCCGCCCGGCAGCGTGCGCGCCGGCGACTTCATCGAGCTGTTCGGCCGCGCCATGCCCATCGAGGACGTGGCCCGCGCCGGCGGCACCATCGACTACGAACTTCTGACCAGTCTCGGCCGCCGCTACGAACGGCGCTACGAGACTGCGAAAAAATAG
- a CDS encoding replicative DNA helicase — MNDAVRKLSQAGRENAELHHREAPNNVEAEQALLGAILVNNDAYYRVSDFLKPIHFNEPLHRKIYELAGDTIRMGKIATTITLKTHLPADGKVGDLTIPQYLARLAAEAVTIINAEDYGRAIYDLALRRSLITIGEDMVNIAYDAPLDMPPQNQIEDAERRLFELAETGRYDGGFQSFNDAVAQAIDMAGQAFERDGSLSGISTGIHSLDGRMGGLQRSDLIVLAGRPGMGKTSLATNIAYNIAAAYEPEVQADGSFKARNGGVVGFYSLEMSSEQLATRIISEQTEVSSSKIRRGDISEADFEKLVACSQMMQKVPLYIDQTGGISIAQLSARARRLKRQRGLDCLVVDYIQLMTGSGKSSDNRVQEITQITTGLKALGKELNVPIIALSQLSRQVESREDKRPQLSDLRESGSIEQDADVVLFVFREEYYVKNLEPRDEFDPKYEEWKMKFEAVKGTADVIIAKQRHGPTGTVKLAFQSEYTRFTDLADPSFTQYEH; from the coding sequence GTCAACAACGACGCCTATTACCGCGTCTCGGACTTCCTGAAGCCGATCCATTTCAACGAACCGCTGCACCGCAAGATCTACGAGCTTGCCGGCGACACGATCCGTATGGGCAAGATCGCGACGACGATCACCCTGAAGACGCACCTTCCGGCGGATGGCAAGGTCGGCGACCTGACGATCCCGCAATATCTCGCCCGCCTTGCCGCCGAGGCCGTGACGATCATCAACGCGGAAGATTACGGCCGCGCGATCTACGACCTTGCGCTGCGCCGCTCGCTGATCACCATCGGCGAGGACATGGTCAACATCGCCTATGACGCGCCGCTCGACATGCCGCCGCAGAACCAGATCGAGGACGCCGAGCGCCGCCTCTTCGAACTGGCCGAGACCGGCCGCTACGACGGCGGCTTCCAGTCGTTCAACGACGCGGTGGCGCAGGCCATCGACATGGCCGGCCAGGCCTTCGAACGCGACGGCTCGCTTTCCGGCATCTCCACCGGCATCCACTCGCTCGACGGCCGCATGGGCGGCCTGCAGCGCTCGGACTTGATCGTGCTCGCGGGACGTCCCGGCATGGGCAAGACCTCGCTCGCCACCAACATCGCCTATAACATCGCCGCCGCCTATGAGCCGGAAGTGCAGGCGGACGGCTCGTTCAAGGCGCGCAACGGCGGCGTCGTCGGCTTCTACTCGCTCGAAATGTCGTCCGAACAGCTCGCGACCCGTATCATCTCCGAGCAGACCGAAGTCTCCTCCTCGAAGATCCGCCGCGGCGACATTTCCGAGGCCGATTTCGAAAAGCTCGTCGCCTGCAGCCAGATGATGCAGAAGGTGCCGCTCTATATCGACCAGACCGGCGGTATCTCGATTGCCCAGCTTTCCGCCCGCGCCCGCCGCCTCAAGCGCCAGCGCGGCCTCGACTGCCTCGTGGTGGACTATATCCAGCTCATGACCGGCTCGGGCAAATCGAGCGACAACCGCGTGCAGGAAATCACCCAGATCACCACAGGCCTCAAGGCGCTGGGCAAGGAACTGAACGTTCCGATCATCGCGCTTTCCCAGCTCTCCCGTCAGGTGGAAAGCCGCGAGGACAAGCGTCCGCAGCTCTCCGACCTTCGCGAATCCGGCTCCATCGAGCAGGACGCCGACGTGGTGCTCTTCGTGTTCCGCGAGGAATATTACGTGAAGAACCTCGAGCCGCGCGACGAGTTCGACCCGAAATACGAAGAATGGAAGATGAAGTTCGAAGCGGTGAAGGGCACCGCGGACGTCATCATCGCCAAGCAGCGTCACGGCCCCACCGGCACGGTGAAGCTCGCCTTCCAGTCGGAATATACCCGCTTCACCGACCTCGCGGACCCGTCCTTCACCCAGTACGAGCACTGA